A single genomic interval of Plodia interpunctella isolate USDA-ARS_2022_Savannah chromosome 16, ilPloInte3.2, whole genome shotgun sequence harbors:
- the LOC128676669 gene encoding uncharacterized protein LOC128676669, producing MKRSKTRSEVTLSPKISEVVKDVLEEYIPPLDELTVKIMSLRLSDEPRTRFAVKVTFFDQLLLTGIIKSIGARDPDKEKAISKGSMSYDPSDYEKMCLFADCPLVVHIQPLKEMEVSHSKMGTSSSKFGATSVSKIGMSTVKLGMSQSLISHKSGTFGKTVPDISCCNVDILPIFLNLDKMCVRKRMEPMFEPRVLRQKSWDNLPLLTLELSVERHPLNAHHHEVLKKANYMKFTLVGSYNMIEPYSNEFTYMAATKMPARNENNTIVLTFEQGYSVPKKFKATSFYPKWENLRRNDDVFTRGDEKIVYDIDTLQNDTGIDLNYYMNKMPRCYTTVWGSFRRTLMLEQNEWLYSLLRFYKWPFEMHMSGDQNKNHDFMAHLNLFKLLYPGETCVRMAVPLTWINHVTMFQQCGCDLLSTHTDNAPSTSGSTQKQVSKNTNSKGSGTVTSTDTESVFFRATGADGNTAFVIIEVKLAHPLKKPCIPPLITNSELAEMLSTLEAGVDKRECTGRGQLDREWLSTLKTAVVSLNKVPHYGMTEFCNFNRQLSETRTRVELLTSFTNDAAVYVNNNFIIGEFLNSDEIFEEMLLMAHACLMKITCQMLVEVNTQDIDPTLRAARHARHMQDVYHAMQLYLQLVVQKPRDADYWRELSTCLMDINRDWGNVCLSKSLQLNYRHPITLLAKGCLVFDTDPEGAEIFFAAVLALYPFWTAGWVVVSCYYFEQQQYHMADAIKAKMKETKSGGLLNWDQIAQPRCWGFELGDWWEGTPLLPGMTVYYDAADLLLRLRAFTLADVCVARALAEAGESAAYFHLVALCCRLRGDINEAICLVRTGLEKFGEIVFLRALEAECLHQINDNEAAAASFEKAGSVVGAFSTLLSLPTREGVRVRSTLVDLLRRQPNAYAWMALADDWMKRAAMGEGGDGEATDEQASAKICATACAVEALKWDRLSAKAWVLLSTLVTPSARRLHCREMARLCGHVFEDFKKEYSTQSQQSLCHRIGTSLRECRCKKNKTDTPKSSSQHIC from the exons atgAAGAGATCCAAG actCGTTCAGAAGTAACATTATCTCCCAAGATATCTGAGGTTGTGAAAGACGTGTTAGAAGAATATATACCTCCACTAGATGAACTTACTGTAAAGATAATGAGCCTAAGACTCTCAGACGAACCTAGAACGCGATTCGCTGTCAAAGTAACCTTCTTCGATCAGCTTCTGCTAACTgggataataaaatcaatcggGGCTAGGGATCCTGATAAGGAAAAGGCTATCTCAAAAGGATCCATGAGCTATGATCCTTCGGATTATGAAAAAATGTGCCTCTTTGCAGATTGCCCTTTAGTAG TACATATTCAACCACTTAAAGAAATGGAAGTCAGCCATTCGAAAATGGGTACATCATCTTCCAAATTTGGTGCTACATCGGTTTCTAAAATCGGCATGTCTACTGTCAAGTTAGGGATGTCACAAAGCCTGATATCACATAAATCTGGTACGTTTGGAAAAACTGTGCCAGACATTAGCTGCTGCAATGTTGATATTCTACCTATATTTCTAA ACCTAGACAAAATGTGCGTCAGAAAACGCATGGAACCGATGTTCGAGCCTAGAGTCCTGCGACAGAAAAGTTGGGATAATTTGCCTCTTTTAACTTTGGAGCTGTCAGTCGAAAGACATCCCTTGAATGCACACCACCATGAAGTATTAAAAAAGgcaaattatatgaaattcaCGTTGGTGGGTTCATACAACATGATCGAACCTTATTCCAACGAGTTTACATACATGGCAGCCACGAAAATGCCTGCTCGAAACGAAAAT AATACCATAGTATTAACTTTCGAGCAAGGTTATAGTGttccaaaaaaatttaaagctaCAAGCTTCTACCCAAAATGGGAGAACTTGAGACGCAATGATGATGTTTTCACTCGAGGTGACGAAAAGATTGTTTACGATATTGATACTTTACAAAACGATACTGGTATAGATCTAAACTATTATATGAACAAGATGCCACGATGCT ATACAACAGTGTGGGGATCATTTCGCAGAACTCTGATGTTAGAGCAAAATGAATGGCTTTATAGTCTTCTACGTTTTTATAAATGGCCTTTCGAAATGCATATGAGCGgagatcaaaataaaaatcatgattTCATGGCCCATCTCAATCTTTTCAAACTATTGTATCCAGGAG AGACGTGTGTTCGTATGGCAGTCCCGTTGACCTGGATCAACCACGTGACTATGTTCCAACAATGCGGGTGTGACTTGTTGTCAACGCATACTGATAATGCTCCTTCCACTTCTGGCAGCACGCAGAAACAAGTCAGCAA GAACACAAACAGCAAAGGGTCTGGTACAGTCACCAGCACGGATACAGAATCCGTTTTCTTCCGGGCCACGGGGGCGGATGGAAACACAGCCTTTGTGATTATCGAAGTGAAGTTAGCTCATCCGCTGAAGAAGCCTTGCATACCACCACTAATCACCAa ctCGGAATTAGCAGAGATGTTGTCGACCCTGGAAGCTGGTGTGGATAAGCGCGAGTGCACTGGTCGTGGCCAGCTGGATCGGGAGTGGCTGTCCACTTTGAAAACCGCCGTGGTGTCCCTCAACAAAGTACCGCATTACG gcATGACCGAATTCTGTAATTTCAATCGTCAACTGAGTGAAACGAGGACTAGAGTTGAGCTTCTAACATCTTTCACTAACGATGCTGCTGTGTACGTCAACAATAATTTCATCATAGGAGAGTTTCTAAATTCCGATGAAATATTTGAA GAGATGCTGCTGATGGCCCACGCGTGTCTCATGAAAATTACATGTCAAATGTTGGTGGAAGTTAATACTCAAGACATAGACCCGACACTGAGAGCAGCAAGGCATGCAAGGCACATGCAGGATGTGTATCACGCCATGCAACTTTACCTACAG TTAGTGGTACAGAAGCCTCGAGATGCCGACTACTGGCGGGAGCTGTCCACTTGCCTTATGGATATTAACAGGGACTGGGGCAACGTATGCCTCTCCAAGTCGTTGCAGCTCAACTATCGACACCCTATAAC TCTCCTGGCTAAAGGCTGCTTGGTGTTCGACACGGACCCAGAGGGAGCTGAGATCTTCTTCGCGGCCGTGCTGGCTCTGTACCCATTCTGGACCGCAGGCTGGGTCGTCGTCAGCTGTTACTATTTCGAGCAGCAGCAGTACCACATGGCTGATGCTATCAAAGCCAAGATGAAGGA aACCAAGTCAGGAGGCCTGTTAAACTGGGACCAGATAGCGCAGCCTCGCTGCTGGGGCTTCGAGCTCGGGGACTGGTGGGAGGGCACTCCTCTCCTGCCAGGCATGACCGTCTACTACGACGCTGCTGACCTTCTGCTGAGATTGCGAGCCTTTACC TTAGCAGACGTGTGCGTAGCGAGAGCGTTGGCCGAAGCTGGAGAGTCCGCTGCTTACTTCCATCTGGTAGCGCTCTGCTGCCGTCTGCGTGGGGACATCAATGAAGCGATATGCCTCGTCAGAACGGGATTGGAGAAATTTGGAGAG ATTGTTTTCCTCCGGGCATTAGAAGCAGAATGTCTTCACCAAATCAATGATAACGAAGCAGCTGCAGCATCTTTTGAAAAAGCGGGCAGCGTAGTAGGAGCGTTTAG TACTCTTCTGAGTCTACCGACACGGGAAGGTGTGCGAGTCAGGTCTACCCTGGTGGACCTGTTACGTCGACAACCCAACGCCTATGCTTGGATGGCCCTCGCCGACGACTGGATGAAG CGAGCAGCAATGGGTGAGGGCGGTGACGGGGAAGCGACTGACGAACAGGCGTCAGCTAAGATTTGCGCAACGGCCTGCGCAGTGGAAGCCCTCAAATGGGACCGACTGTCGGCGAAAGCCTGGGTTTTGTTGTCGACACTAGTGACACCTAGCGCCAGGAGACTGCACTGCAGGGAGATGGCGAGactt TGTGGTCATGTGTTCGAAGATTTCAAGAAGGAATACAGCACTCAATCGCAGCAGTCTTTGTGCCACCGCATCGGCACATCCCTGCGAGAATGtcgttgtaaaaaaaacaaaactgacaCCCCTAAATCTTCCAGCCAACACATTTGCTAA
- the Cka gene encoding striatin-3 translates to MKIPTAMDDSSVSHHNGGQVGSQIGVSVNNKQNDEPSQSVQYSIPGILHFIQHEWARFELERSQWEVDRAEFKAQIAFLQGERKGQENLKNDLVRRIKMLEYALKQERAKFHKLKYGVDLQQGDVRPPPEEPSAEPEPVDRAPWKNGRQVLKQYLQEIGCTDTILELRSNRLRTLLGQNEDQAEDPNYRNYDKQRERYEICSSHAMNSMARKYDYGGKDPRGKGGMSGGYNEEGLSAQETTAVFANFEFLASQEMDMDDIDDLDAKQPHHSTGKQGEEVDLEAEEVLNELNLLTESEADGGGQGDEYPVGKFSGPSVPAPAAAPGAAAPAGGAGEADEEPLALGELAQLTVSNEPEAYDVASANKESFRKTWNAKYTLRSHFDGVRALAFHPTEAALVTASEDHTLKLWNLQRTVPAKKSAGLDVEPLYTFRAHTAPVLCLAMGAPRSEECFSGGLDSTIRVWNLPPPTADPYDPYDPAVQGPVLREHTDAVWSLSAAHGRLLSSSADGTARLWAPRAARPLLATLRDAGLQPASVPAAADFADAGARAAVVYRDGALIIYDLETGQTVMRVSCDSAATRVRAHPTLPLLVTAHEDRHIRFWDGVAGRCAHAMVAHLDAVTGLALDPNGLFLLSGSHDCSVRLWNLDTKTCVQEITAHRKKFDESILDVAFHPLRPYIASAGADGLAKVFV, encoded by the exons ATGAAAATCCCAACAGCCATGGATGATAGCTCCGTGTCTCATCACAACGGAGGGCAAGTGGGATCTCAAATTGGAGTCAgtgtaaataacaaacaaaatgatGAACCTAGCCAAAGTGTCCAGTATTCAATACCGGGcatactacattttattcaacatGAATGGGCGAGATTCGAGCTGGAGAGATCACAATGGGAGGTGGACAGAGCTGAATTTAAG GCACAGATCGCCTTCCTCCAAGGAGAGAGGAAGGGTCAAGAGAATCTAAAGAATGACCTTGTTAGGCGGATCAAGATGCTTGAGTATGCCTTGAAGCAAGAGAGAGCCAAATTCCACAAGCTCAAGTATGGGGTTGATCTCCAACAAGGTGATGTGCGTCCGCCGCCTGAAGAGCCATCTGCTGAGCCAGAGCCGGTGGATCGAGCGCCGTGGAAGAATGGACGACAGGTCCTCAAACAGTACCTGCag GAAATAGGATGTACAGATACAATACTGGAATTGCGTTCGAATCGACTGCGGACTTTGCTCGGCCAGAATGAAGACCAAGCTGAGGACCCTAACTACAGAAACTATGACAAGCAGCGTGAACGATACGAGATATGCAGTAGCCATGCAATGAACTCCATGGCTCGTAAATATGACTATG GTGGCAAGGACCCACGTGGCAAGGGCGGAATGTCCGGGGGCTACAATGAGGAAGGTCTATCTGCACAAGAAACAACTGCAGTGTTCGCTAACTTCGAGTTCTTGGCAAGCCAGGAGATGGACATGGATGACATTGACGACCTTGACGCCAAGCAACCGCACCATTCCACAGGGAAGCAAG GTGAAGAAGTAGATCTGGAAGCGGAGGAAGTGCTCAACGAGCTGAACCTGCTGACTGAGAGCGAGGCCGACGGCGGCGGACAAGGTGACGAATATCCTGTCG GCAAGTTTTCCGGTCCGAGCGTgccggcgccggcggcggCCCCGGGCGCCGCGGCCCCGGCCGGCGGCGCGGGCGAGGCGGACGAGGAGCCGCTGGCGCTGGGCGAGCTGGCGCAGCTCACCGTCAGCAACGAGCCCGAGGCGTACGACGTCGCCAGCGCCAACAAGGAGTCTTTCCGCAAGACCTGGAACGCGAAGTACACGCTGCGCTCGCACTTCGATGGG GTCCGAGCGCTCGCTTTCCACCCAACAGAGGCGGCATTAGTGACCGCTTCTGAAGACCACACCTTGAAGTTGTGGAACTTGCAGCGCACGGTGCCGGCCAAGAAGTCCGCCGGGTTGGATGTGGAGCCACTGTACACCTTCCGCGCTCACACTGCGCCAGTTCTCTGCTTAGCCATGGGCGCTCCGAGATCCGAAGAGTGCTTCTCCGGAGGACTAGATTCCACTATCCGCGTTTGGAATCTGCCCCCTCCCACGGCCGACCCTTACGATCCATACGATCCCGCTGTGCAG GGCCCAGTGTTACGCGAGCACACCGACGCAGTGTGGTCGCTGTCAGCCGCGCACGGACGCCTGCTGTCGTCGTCCGCGGACGGCACAGCTCGTCTGTGGGCGCCGCGGGCCGCCAGGCCGCTGCTGGCCACACTGCGGGACGCGGGGCTGCAGCCGGCCAGTGTCCCCGCGGCTGCGGACTTCGCGGACGcgggcgcgcgcgccgccgtcGTCTACAGAGACGGAGCGCTCATTATCTATGATTTGGAGACCGGACAG ACGGTGATGCGCGTGTCGTGCGACAGCGCGGCGACGCGCGTGCGCGCGCACCCCACGCTGCCGCTGCTGGTGACGGCGCACGAGGACCGCCACATCCGCTTCTGGGACGGCGTGGCGGGCAGGTGCGCGCACGCCATGGTGGCGCACCTCGACGCCGTCACCGGCCTCGCGCTCGACCCCAACGGCCTCTTCCTGCTGTCCGGCTCCCACGACTGCTCCGTGCGCCTCTGGAACCTCGACACCAAGACCTGCGTGCAGGAGATCACCGCCCATCGCAAGAAGTTCGACGAGAGTATCCTCGACGTCGCCTTCCACCCGCTGCGGCCCTACATCGCCAGCGCCGGCGCCGACGGACTCGCCAAAGTCTTCGTCTGA